A genome region from Chryseobacterium sp. G0186 includes the following:
- a CDS encoding methyltransferase domain-containing protein, translated as MIFKQLRKNIDVKDDVFNELYPDKIKAVSSMHWTPVTIARLASEYLVDKPGKKVLDIGAGAGKFCLVGAVSTKGFFYGVEQRASLTKLSKKIADRNNITNAEFINSNINEISFSNYEAFYFFNSFFENIDTSFPIDNTIYPDGKLYDVYSEYVKGELDKTPIGTRLVTYWSKWDEIPGSFDLVDSHCNGLLNFWQKVY; from the coding sequence ATGATTTTTAAACAGCTTAGAAAGAATATTGATGTAAAGGATGATGTTTTTAATGAATTATATCCTGATAAAATAAAGGCAGTCTCCAGCATGCATTGGACTCCTGTTACCATTGCTAGATTAGCCTCAGAATATCTTGTAGATAAGCCAGGTAAGAAAGTTCTTGATATTGGGGCTGGTGCAGGAAAATTTTGTCTCGTAGGAGCAGTTTCCACAAAAGGTTTTTTCTATGGCGTTGAACAAAGAGCATCGCTCACCAAATTATCAAAAAAGATCGCAGATAGAAATAATATTACCAATGCTGAATTTATAAACTCCAATATCAATGAAATAAGTTTTTCTAATTATGAAGCTTTTTATTTTTTTAATTCGTTTTTTGAAAATATAGATACTTCATTTCCAATTGATAATACCATATATCCTGATGGTAAATTGTATGATGTATATTCAGAATATGTAAAAGGAGAATTGGATAAAACACCTATTGGAACTCGGTTGGTTACCTATTGGAGTAAATGGGATGAAATCCCCGGGAGTTTCGACTTGGTCGACTCACATTGTAATGGGCTTCTAAACTTTTGGCAAAAAGTATATTAG
- a CDS encoding glycine cleavage system protein H, with product MLTPKNLYYTENHLWLRKIGLCDFYIGITDFGQKEIGEIHLVEFNIQGNTVKKETSLGSIYGINKTFQLTAPCDCHIMEVNQRLNIKPSHVNIDPYNCWFLVFSMDISTGKFLTHEDYIRFTK from the coding sequence ATGCTTACTCCTAAAAATCTTTATTATACAGAAAACCATTTATGGTTAAGGAAAATTGGATTGTGTGATTTTTATATAGGCATTACCGATTTTGGTCAAAAGGAAATAGGAGAAATTCATTTGGTTGAATTTAATATTCAGGGAAATACTGTAAAAAAGGAAACTTCCTTGGGAAGTATTTATGGAATTAATAAGACTTTTCAGCTTACAGCTCCATGTGACTGCCATATTATGGAAGTTAATCAACGATTAAATATAAAACCCTCTCATGTCAATATTGATCCCTATAATTGTTGGTTTTTGGTTTTTTCAATGGATATCTCTACAGGAAAATTTTTAACCCATGAAGACTATATACGATTTACAAAATGA
- the gcvH gene encoding glycine cleavage system protein GcvH: MNIPENLLYTQDHEWVRLENNVAYIGITDFAQNELGDIVYIEIETLGESLKQQEIFGTVEAVKTVSDLFLPLAGEVLEINPKLETNPELINSDPYGEGWMIRIKVENIFDVEGLLRSGAYASLIGL; encoded by the coding sequence ATGAACATCCCTGAAAACCTCTTATATACTCAAGATCATGAGTGGGTTAGGTTAGAAAATAATGTTGCTTATATTGGAATAACAGATTTTGCCCAAAATGAACTGGGGGATATTGTATACATTGAAATTGAAACTCTTGGAGAAAGTCTAAAACAACAAGAAATATTTGGAACTGTTGAAGCCGTAAAAACGGTATCTGATCTGTTTTTACCTCTTGCAGGAGAAGTATTGGAAATTAACCCAAAATTAGAAACCAATCCTGAATTAATAAATTCAGATCCTTATGGTGAAGGTTGGATGATTAGAATCAAGGTTGAAAATATTTTTGATGTTGAGGGTTTGTTGCGATCCGGAGCTTATGCATCCTTAATAGGCTTATAA
- a CDS encoding YoaK family protein encodes MFRHKGKGRTYSHNLKLASILSCVAGLVNITGVLSVSILTTNVTGHFAYFSEELFLNNYKTAFTYLFYILFFLLGAFISGTIMELASRHKSHTSYMIPLSLEIIIMIFVSLSPELLPDHVSLTLIISPALLFAMGLQNALVSRVSQSVVRTTHLTGLFTDMGIELSQLILRGSKAKKIQLNKSIFFKIYDHYLLFYGGNYWSLYLSVFSTENTFPPYYIISHYLMV; translated from the coding sequence ATGTTTAGGCATAAAGGAAAAGGACGAACATATTCCCATAATTTAAAACTAGCATCCATCTTATCATGTGTCGCCGGCTTAGTTAATATTACAGGCGTTCTCTCTGTAAGTATTCTTACAACTAACGTCACAGGACATTTTGCTTATTTTTCAGAGGAACTCTTTCTTAATAATTACAAAACAGCATTTACCTATCTGTTTTATATCCTATTTTTTTTGCTTGGAGCCTTTATTTCAGGAACTATTATGGAATTGGCTTCAAGACATAAATCCCATACTTCCTATATGATTCCTCTGTCGCTTGAAATTATAATTATGATTTTCGTAAGCCTTTCTCCAGAGCTATTACCTGATCATGTCTCCTTAACGCTTATTATTTCTCCTGCCTTACTTTTTGCCATGGGCCTTCAAAATGCCCTTGTTAGCCGTGTTTCTCAGTCTGTTGTGAGAACGACTCATCTCACAGGGTTATTTACAGATATGGGAATTGAATTGTCACAGCTTATTCTCCGTGGTTCTAAAGCAAAAAAAATACAGCTGAATAAAAGTATTTTTTTTAAAATTTATGATCATTATTTGCTTTTTTATGGGGGGAATTATTGGAGCCTTTATCTATCAGTATTTTCAACTGAAAACACTTTTCCTCCCTATTATATTATTAGCCATTACCTTATGGTATGA
- a CDS encoding Crp/Fnr family transcriptional regulator, producing the protein MISKFIFNNQYLFEELPEEDKELLQNVMLVKNYRKNEAIFTEGTIPNGIFYLKEGKVKKYKVDNDGREQIIYIYNTGEFFGYSAILSNDSYGDTTQTLENSVIAFISKKDFFHILDQSVAFSRQLLKSLSHEFTVLANLMTVLSQRTVRERVALSLLILHNKYKSTILEDKVYITLSRADLANMVGTANETLARILHGFKEDHLISMEGRKIQLIDFEKLTYIANL; encoded by the coding sequence ATGATTTCAAAGTTTATTTTCAATAATCAGTATCTTTTTGAAGAACTTCCTGAGGAGGATAAAGAATTACTCCAAAACGTTATGCTGGTTAAGAACTATCGTAAAAATGAAGCTATATTTACAGAAGGGACTATTCCTAATGGGATATTTTATTTAAAGGAGGGAAAGGTAAAAAAGTATAAAGTTGATAATGACGGAAGAGAGCAGATTATTTATATTTACAACACTGGAGAATTTTTTGGATATTCGGCTATATTAAGTAATGATTCTTATGGAGATACCACCCAAACACTCGAAAATTCTGTCATTGCTTTTATTTCAAAAAAAGATTTTTTCCACATACTAGACCAATCCGTTGCATTTTCCAGACAACTGCTTAAAAGTCTTAGTCATGAATTTACGGTACTGGCTAATTTGATGACCGTTTTATCTCAACGAACCGTTCGAGAACGGGTAGCACTGAGTTTATTAATCCTGCATAATAAATATAAGTCCACTATTTTGGAAGATAAAGTATACATTACATTATCCCGAGCAGATCTTGCCAATATGGTTGGAACTGCTAATGAAACATTAGCCCGCATCCTTCATGGTTTCAAAGAAGATCATCTGATAAGCATGGAGGGGCGAAAAATACAGTTGATCGACTTTGAAAAATTAACCTATATCGCCAATTTATAG
- a CDS encoding MarR family winged helix-turn-helix transcriptional regulator: protein MNFDLIKSVVELLQQFVEQNERKAIYSNDFQGFADWINASYRNDSIEEPDWEGKELGRSADSVINTLLVKMGRYSKTYSRSIGNSIFSSQDDFIYLISLKIRGAMSKMELIRHHVSEKSAGILIINRLIRNGWAEQTISREDKRAKHIQITAKGLAILEEHMEEIRKASKTVVGNLNHSEKMLLIAILSKLDEFHDSFYRMNIDANNLRDVVYKRLN from the coding sequence ATGAATTTTGATCTTATAAAATCAGTTGTGGAACTTCTTCAGCAATTTGTAGAGCAGAATGAAAGGAAAGCGATATACAGTAACGATTTTCAGGGTTTTGCAGATTGGATCAATGCTTCGTATAGGAATGATTCAATAGAAGAGCCGGATTGGGAAGGAAAAGAATTGGGAAGAAGTGCAGACAGTGTTATCAATACTCTACTGGTAAAAATGGGAAGGTATTCGAAAACGTACTCACGTTCAATCGGTAACTCTATTTTTTCAAGCCAGGATGACTTTATTTATCTTATCAGCCTGAAGATCAGGGGAGCGATGTCTAAAATGGAACTCATAAGACATCATGTGAGTGAAAAATCTGCAGGGATACTTATCATTAACCGTTTGATCAGAAATGGCTGGGCTGAGCAGACTATTTCCCGGGAAGATAAAAGAGCAAAACATATTCAGATAACCGCAAAGGGGCTTGCCATACTGGAAGAGCATATGGAGGAAATCCGTAAAGCTTCAAAGACTGTAGTGGGAAACCTAAACCACTCTGAAAAGATGCTGCTCATTGCCATACTATCTAAACTGGATGAGTTTCATGATTCTTTTTATCGTATGAATATAGACGCTAATAATCTGCGGGATGTTGTGTATAAAAGATTGAATTAA